From Alteromonas sp. BL110:
TTAAATTGCCCACTGAAATGGTGTCATTGTCATTCAACCACTCATTAGGAGTAAAAGGCTGCGCGGGTGGAAAGCCAAACATCTGGCTTTGCTGCATGAGGGCATCTAGCCAGAATTTATCACCGATATGCGGACCAATAATGGGCACACCATAGTGCTCGGCAATGGCGACCGTGCCGCCAACGTGGTCAAGGTGACCGTGAGTAAGTATGATTTTTTCTATACTCACGCCCTTCTTTGACGCTGCATCAATAAGCTTTTCAATATCACCGCCAGGGTCGACAAACGCACCTTTGTTAGTAGTTGGATCCCAAACTAACGAGCAGTTTTGGGCAAAGGGCGTAACCGGTATAACTTGAATTTCCACTGTTTAACCTTTTGATTTTTTGTTGCTTGGGGCTAAATGAAAAAGCGCAAAATAGAGCAGTGCGCCAACCACTAATTCCCCTAATAAAAATAGCCATGCGTTCGTTGACGATTGTGCAATAGACCATGCGCAAACCGCTAGTGCGACAAAGGGTATCAAACGTTTTAACGGGTTTATAGCGTTAGCGGACGAGCTTGTAGTAAGGTCAGAGTTTCGGCCATGTTCATTAGATAGCGACGAGCTTTGCGAAGAGCCCACCTGTGAAGAACTTCCATGAGAAAAAGCCTTTTGCGCTTTTATTAACA
This genomic window contains:
- a CDS encoding MBL fold metallo-hydrolase — encoded protein: MEIQVIPVTPFAQNCSLVWDPTTNKGAFVDPGGDIEKLIDAASKKGVSIEKIILTHGHLDHVGGTVAIAEHYGVPIIGPHIGDKFWLDALMQQSQMFGFPPAQPFTPNEWLNDNDTISVGNLTLEVLHCPGHTPGHVVLVERASNRVIVGDVIFAGSIGRTDFPQGNHQQLIDSIKQKIMVLPDDMTIYPGHGPTTTVATEKVSNPYVSGQFG